A window of Zingiber officinale cultivar Zhangliang chromosome 5A, Zo_v1.1, whole genome shotgun sequence contains these coding sequences:
- the LOC121982953 gene encoding cytochrome c-type biogenesis protein CcmE homolog, mitochondrial-like encodes MASSRVFSSRLSSRLSSLLRPSAACASSTPLDPPRLLIDLCRSNYPKFSSSPAALFLRHLSTASRRHPSSRPRTVDIGARARQLQNRRLLNYGLTFSCLAGFIVIVLSTFQDQLVFYITPTEAMDQFAANPTKNRFRLGGLVLEGSIVEPTSTFPEMEFVITDLVTEILVRFEGSVPDLFREGHSAVVEGFLRPFDESDGPATRGPVVSETARAHDCYFRAVEVLAKHDEKYMPKEVAEAIERNKKLIEAKSQAEAAETTS; translated from the coding sequence ATGGCTTCGTCTAGGGTTTTCTCGTCCCGCCTCTCCTCCCGCCTCTCCTCTCTCCTCCGTCCCTCCGCCGCGTGCGCCTCTTCTACTCCTCTTGACCCACCTCGCCTCCTCATCGACCTGTGCCGCTCCAATtaccctaagttctcttcttccCCGGCCGCCCTCTTCCTTCGGCACCTCTCCACCGCCTCCCGTCGTCACCCCTCCTCCCGCCCCCGCACCGTCGATATCGGTGCCCGCGCGCGGCAGCTTCAGAACCGCCGCCTCTTGAACTACGGCCTTACATTCAGCTGCCTCGCCGGGTTCATCGTCATCGTCCTTAGCACCTTCCAGGACCAGCTCGTGTTCTATATCACCCCTACCGAAGCCATGGATCAGTTCGCCGCTAACCCCACCAAGAACCGCTTCCGCCTCGGCGGCCTCGTCCTCGAAGGCAGCATCGTCGAGCCCACCTCCACCTTTCCTGAGATGGAGTTCGTCATCACAGATCTCGTCACAGAAATCCTCGTCCGCTTCGAGGGATCCGTCCCTGACCTCTTCCGGGAGGGCCACTCGGCGGTCGTCGAGGGCTTCTTGAGACCTTTCGATGAATCTGACGGGCCTGCCACGCGTGGACCAGTGGTGTCGGAGACGGCGAGGGCTCATGACTGTTACTTCAGGGCTGTTGAAGTGCTGGCAAAGCACGACGAAAAGTACATGCCCAAGGAAGTTGCGGAGGCGATCGAGAGGAATAAAAAGCTAATTGAGGCGAAATCCCAAGCAGAAGCCGCAGAGACTACGAGTTGA
- the LOC121980754 gene encoding ranBP2-type zinc finger protein At1g67325-like, with the protein MASAKVDDRGLGSKRSRSEGFRRDGDWTCPQCGNVNFSFRTACNRGSCGAARPSASPGPRTGPVPYLGSFDRPLPNYYGGMGVPPATPFGVSGGYGSPLPPFHGMRYDYGPPSGAPGPYSLMSPYGPSGPLRGYGYGPGPIMDRYGHPIMDRYGYGYRGSPMPMPVPDSTSGELLDNSASRKRRGGPDGLFEGDWVCPKCENVNFAFRTTCNMKKCGAPRPASASNRTSGKDKVDAPEGSWTCDKCNNLNYPFRNMCNRKGCGSEKPSFSK; encoded by the exons ATGGCCTCCGCTAAG GTGGATGATCGTGGCTTAGGGTCCAAAAGGTCGCGCAGTGAGG GTTTTAGGCGTGATGGAGATTGGACCTGCCCTCAATGTGGAAATGTGAATTTCAGTTTTAGAACAGCATGTAATCGTGGAAGTTGTGGTGCTGCGCGTCCGTCAGCCAGTCCTGGTCCT AGAACTGGACCGGTACCTTATCTTGGCAGTTTTGATCGTCCATTGCCCAATTATTATGGGGGTATGGGAGTTCCACCCGCTACGCCATTTGGTGTGTCAGGTGGATATGGTTCTCCCCTTCCTCCTTTTCATGGGATGCGCTATGATTATGGGCCACCCTCAGGTGCTCCTGGCCCATACAGTCTTATGTCTCCATATGGCCCATCAGGACCACTAAGAG GTTATGGTTATGGGCCTGGACCTATCATGGATAGATATGGTCATCCCATTATGGACAGATATGGTTATGGTTATCGAGGTTCCCCAATGCCTATGCCT GTCCCAGATTCAACATCTGGAGAGCTGTTGGATAATAGTGCTTCTCGTAAACGTCGTGGAG GTCCTGATGGGTTATTTGAGGGTGATTGGGTGTGTCCCAAATGTGAGAATGTTAACTTTGCTTTCCGAACAACTTGTAACATGAAGAAATGTGGAGCTCCTAGACCTGCCTCT GCGAGTAACCGAACCAGCGGGAAGGATAAAGTTGATGCTCCTGAAGGCAGCTGGACTTGTGACAAGTGCAACAATCTCAACTACCCATTCCGCAACATGTGCAACAGGAAGGGATGTGGAAGTGAGAAACCCTCATTCAGCAAATAA